In Oryza sativa Japonica Group chromosome 2, ASM3414082v1, the following are encoded in one genomic region:
- the LOC4331139 gene encoding uncharacterized protein isoform X2, which translates to MRGVQDRKQKKKQDLQVLGPFPGCLGRMINMFDLSNGVVATKMLTEKAHRDVSPAGKDRGNAFKMAIGPFSSQIEDKKRDSQPRKQSPTKRLSSPTKRSGEAPVKLLMEQDMWKEGMSGEEPLNVVARLMGLNDAAGHQSDLKSGKRSDKEYRSGGFDENSRNLRPKKDSKGHPNQKAGTHSEPCSGFSDQTLRMNSSRNKHQGKEPSCEKRMTLVREKFAEAKRLATDEKLLHTKEFQEALQFLSSNKDLFLKFLDEPNPLLSHNNYEFQPDTPPSETKQITILKPSDSIKRNGNTLVGRQLYSDGDESEGNRCRRHQSLSVSPTNSTLSEPTRIVVLKPGLVKSQEPKILRSPSSSSTAADSEDDSMSAVDETVPSSRRLAKEITWQMRMRLKDKQDEENLLSYEFHDIYIGDDSFSKSEVENAKEVSGEISEDLEFGTPTSGRSWDFLSRSGSPYSASCSSQTSHRREPSVVREAKKRIFERLSIVSSTVGGEEEREARRSMGTLGEMLTIPEVKKDQEVFGGVTLENPSPEMDSEEPFLCLPRSRSVPISLSFGGTELNGVATGCQEAEKEKNRKSLSFREKVSSLFSKNRKVARGKLDPSGIPSTDDRLKHGNSATVNDFSENADHSALDNPLNCTIQNVDDISMPRLMASSWHMNDMENMPAKDISSIPVIGAPGIFGESQDQPSPVSVLDGPFLSDNSRSLLCSSESFITASPPLSRSPLIGSFSRSLSWEDPPLEVMSPNSLRLSRLFSKADEDQDSLTFIQKLVCSAGIDREGCMLSGPLELYLLEKFSDYQEEGTKLRERRSKEKFLFDAVNEALTELTWTAELMAYPLGRSSSLERKDCENAFSNSAADEIWRVIRNWSILDKYPPGETIERNLLVEMILKREVLEAASSDTTRLETFELTSMVCTMVLEDLIADAVVDLSA; encoded by the exons ATGAGAGGGGTTCAAGATaggaagcagaagaagaagcaggACCTGCAGGTTCTCGGGCCCTTCCCTGGATGCTTGGGTAGGATGATAAACATGTTTGACCTCAGCAATGGCGTGGTCGCGACCAAGATGCTCACAGAGAAAGCGCATAGAGATG TTTCTCCAGCAGGTAAAGACCGTGGTAATGCTTTCAAGATGGCAATTGGTCCATTCTCATCACAGATAGAAGATAAAAAG AGAGATAGTCAGCCTAGAAAGCAGTCCCCAACTAAAAGATTGAGCTCACCAACTAAAAGATCTGGTGAGGCTCCTGTTAAATTGCTCATGGAGCAGGACATGTGGAAAGAAGGGATGTCTGGCGAGGAGCCACTGAATGTTGTTGCCAGATTGATGGGTCTAAATGATGCTGCCGGCCACCAATCTGATCTGAAATCGGGAAAAAGATCAGACAAGGAATATCGATCTGGTGGTTTTGATGAGAACAGTCGGAATCTCAGACCAAAGAAGGACAGCAAAGGCCACCCAAACCAAAAGGCAGGAACACACAGTGAACCATGCAGTGGTTTCAGTGATCAAACTTTAAGAATGAATAGCAGCAGGAATAAACACCAAGGGAAGGAGCCTTCTTGTGAGAAGAGAATGACCCTTGTGCGTGAAAAATTTGCTGAAGCAAAACGTCTGGCTACAGATGAGAAGCTTCTCCACACAAAGGAGTTCCAAGAAGCATTGCAGTTTTTAAGCTCAAATAAAGATCTGTTCTTGAAATTCCTTGATGAGCCAAATCCACTGTTATCACACAACAATTATGAGTTCCAACCTGATACCCCACCTTCGGAGACAAAGCAAATAACCATACTGAAGCCATCAGACTCAATCAAGAGAAATGGCAACACTCTTGTAGGGAGGCAGCTCTATTCAGACGGAGATGAAAGTGAAGGGAACAGGTGCAGGCGTCATCAGAGTTTAAGTGTTTCCCCAACAAATTCAACATTGTCTGAACCAACAAGAATTGTAGTACTAAAGCCAGGACTTGTAAAGTCCCAGGAACCCAAGATTCTGAGGTCcccttcatcatcatcaactgCAGCTGATAGTGAAGATGATAGTATGTCGGCAGTTGATGAGACAGTGCCAAGCTCAAGAAGACTGGCCAAAGAGATCACTTGGCAGATGAGGATGCGTTTGAAAGACAAGCAGGATGAAGAAAACCTACTCTCTTATGAGTTCCATGATATTTATATTGGAGATGACTCCTTCAGCAAGTCAGAAGTTGAGAATGCAAAAGAAGTGTCTGGTGAAATAAGTGAGGATTTGGAGTTCGGTACTCCTACTTCTGGCCGTTCCTGGGATTTCCTGAGCAGGAGTGGCAGCCCTTACTCTGCATCATGCTCTAGTCAGACATCCCATCGGCGTGAACCATCAGTGGTCAGAGAAGCCAAAAAAAGGATTTTTGAGAGATTGTCAATTGTATCATCCACCGTCGGTGGTGAGGAAGAAAGGGAAGCACGCAGAAGTATGGGCACACTAGGTGAGATGCTTACCATTCCAGAAGTCAAGAAAGACCAAGAAGTGTTTGGGGGAGTCACATTGGAGAACCCATCACCTGAGATGGATTCCGAAGAACCGTTCTTGTGTTTGCCACGGTCTCGATCTGTTCCGATTTCTTTGTCTTTTGGAGGCACTGAGCTAAATGGAGTAGCGACCGGTTGTCAGGAAGCCGAGAAGGAAAAGAACAGGAAGTCATTATCATTTAGGGAAAAGGTTTCCAGTCTGTTCTCTAAAAATAGGAAAGTGGCTCGGGGGAAGCTAGATCCATCTGGAATTCCATCAACTGATGATAGACTCAAGCATGGAAATTCTGCTACTGTTAATGATTTCAGCGAAAACGCTGATCATTCTGCACTGGACAATCCGCTTAACTGTACTATACAGAATGTCGATGATATTTCTATGCCAAGGCTCATGGCTAGTTCTTGGCACATGAATGATATGGAAAACATGCCTGCCAAG GATATTTCTTCCATCCCGGTTATTGGTGCCCCAGGAATCTTTGGTGAGTCACAGGACCAACCAAGTCCTGTGTCTGTACTAGATGGACCATTTCTCTCCGATAACAGCAGGAGCTTGCTGTGCTCATCTGAAAGTTTCATCACCGCATCCCCAC CTTTGTCGAGATCTCCACTTATCGGATCATTTTCACGCTCACTTTCATGGGAAGATCCCCCACTGGAAGTCATGTCGCCAAATTCCTTGAGACTATCAAGGCTTTTCTCTAAGGCTGACGAAGATCAAGACTCATTGACATTTATCCAGAAGTTAGTCTGCTCTGCTGGCATAGATAGAGAAGGTTGCATGTTATCCGGTCCTTTGGAACTGTATTTGCTTGAGAAGTTCTCAGATTACCAAGAAGAGGGAACCAAATTACGGGAAAGGCGGTCGAAAGAGAAGTTTCTATTCGATGCTGTCAATGAGGCACTCACAGAGCTCACTTGGACTGCAGAACTGATGGCGTATCCATTGGGAAGGTCATCTTCTTTGGAACGCAAAGATTGTGAGAATGCTTTCAGTAACTCGGCAGCTGATGAAATTTGGCGAGTCATAAGGAACTGGTCGATTCTTGACAAGTATCCACCCGGAGAAACTATTGAAAGAAACCTCCTGGTGGAAATGATACTGAAGAGAGAGGTGTTGGAGGCGGCCAGCAGCGACACGACACGATTGGAGACATTCGAGCTCACCAGTATGGTCTGTACAATGGTCTTGGAGGACCTGATTGCAGATGCAGTTGTAGATCTGAGTGCCTGA
- the LOC4331139 gene encoding uncharacterized protein isoform X1, whose protein sequence is MRGVQDRKQKKKQDLQVLGPFPGCLGRMINMFDLSNGVVATKMLTEKAHRDVSPAGKDRGNAFKMAIGPFSSQIEDKKRDSQPRKQSPTKRLSSPTKRSGEAPVKLLMEQDMWKEGMSGEEPLNVVARLMGLNDAAGHQSDLKSGKRSDKEYRSGGFDENSRNLRPKKDSKGHPNQKAGTHSEPCSGFSDQTLRMNSSRNKHQGKEPSCEKRMTLVREKFAEAKRLATDEKLLHTKEFQEALQFLSSNKDLFLKFLDEPNPLLSHNNYEFQPDTPPSETKQITILKPSDSIKRNGNTLVGRQLYSDGDESEGNRCRRHQSLSVSPTNSTLSEPTRIVVLKPGLVKSQEPKILRSPSSSSTAADSEDDSMSAVDETVPSSRRLAKEITWQMRMRLKDKQDEENLLSYEFHDIYIGDDSFSKSEVENAKEVSGEISEDLEFGTPTSGRSWDFLSRSGSPYSASCSSQTSHRREPSVVREAKKRIFERLSIVSSTVGGEEEREARRSMGTLGEMLTIPEVKKDQEVFGGVTLENPSPEMDSEEPFLCLPRSRSVPISLSFGGTELNGVATGCQEAEKEKNRKSLSFREKVSSLFSKNRKVARGKLDPSGIPSTDDRLKHGNSATVNDFSENADHSALDNPLNCTIQNVDDISMPRLMASSWHMNDMENMPAKDISSIPVIGAPGIFGESQDQPSPVSVLDGPFLSDNSRSLLCSSESFITASPQALSRSPLIGSFSRSLSWEDPPLEVMSPNSLRLSRLFSKADEDQDSLTFIQKLVCSAGIDREGCMLSGPLELYLLEKFSDYQEEGTKLRERRSKEKFLFDAVNEALTELTWTAELMAYPLGRSSSLERKDCENAFSNSAADEIWRVIRNWSILDKYPPGETIERNLLVEMILKREVLEAASSDTTRLETFELTSMVCTMVLEDLIADAVVDLSA, encoded by the exons ATGAGAGGGGTTCAAGATaggaagcagaagaagaagcaggACCTGCAGGTTCTCGGGCCCTTCCCTGGATGCTTGGGTAGGATGATAAACATGTTTGACCTCAGCAATGGCGTGGTCGCGACCAAGATGCTCACAGAGAAAGCGCATAGAGATG TTTCTCCAGCAGGTAAAGACCGTGGTAATGCTTTCAAGATGGCAATTGGTCCATTCTCATCACAGATAGAAGATAAAAAG AGAGATAGTCAGCCTAGAAAGCAGTCCCCAACTAAAAGATTGAGCTCACCAACTAAAAGATCTGGTGAGGCTCCTGTTAAATTGCTCATGGAGCAGGACATGTGGAAAGAAGGGATGTCTGGCGAGGAGCCACTGAATGTTGTTGCCAGATTGATGGGTCTAAATGATGCTGCCGGCCACCAATCTGATCTGAAATCGGGAAAAAGATCAGACAAGGAATATCGATCTGGTGGTTTTGATGAGAACAGTCGGAATCTCAGACCAAAGAAGGACAGCAAAGGCCACCCAAACCAAAAGGCAGGAACACACAGTGAACCATGCAGTGGTTTCAGTGATCAAACTTTAAGAATGAATAGCAGCAGGAATAAACACCAAGGGAAGGAGCCTTCTTGTGAGAAGAGAATGACCCTTGTGCGTGAAAAATTTGCTGAAGCAAAACGTCTGGCTACAGATGAGAAGCTTCTCCACACAAAGGAGTTCCAAGAAGCATTGCAGTTTTTAAGCTCAAATAAAGATCTGTTCTTGAAATTCCTTGATGAGCCAAATCCACTGTTATCACACAACAATTATGAGTTCCAACCTGATACCCCACCTTCGGAGACAAAGCAAATAACCATACTGAAGCCATCAGACTCAATCAAGAGAAATGGCAACACTCTTGTAGGGAGGCAGCTCTATTCAGACGGAGATGAAAGTGAAGGGAACAGGTGCAGGCGTCATCAGAGTTTAAGTGTTTCCCCAACAAATTCAACATTGTCTGAACCAACAAGAATTGTAGTACTAAAGCCAGGACTTGTAAAGTCCCAGGAACCCAAGATTCTGAGGTCcccttcatcatcatcaactgCAGCTGATAGTGAAGATGATAGTATGTCGGCAGTTGATGAGACAGTGCCAAGCTCAAGAAGACTGGCCAAAGAGATCACTTGGCAGATGAGGATGCGTTTGAAAGACAAGCAGGATGAAGAAAACCTACTCTCTTATGAGTTCCATGATATTTATATTGGAGATGACTCCTTCAGCAAGTCAGAAGTTGAGAATGCAAAAGAAGTGTCTGGTGAAATAAGTGAGGATTTGGAGTTCGGTACTCCTACTTCTGGCCGTTCCTGGGATTTCCTGAGCAGGAGTGGCAGCCCTTACTCTGCATCATGCTCTAGTCAGACATCCCATCGGCGTGAACCATCAGTGGTCAGAGAAGCCAAAAAAAGGATTTTTGAGAGATTGTCAATTGTATCATCCACCGTCGGTGGTGAGGAAGAAAGGGAAGCACGCAGAAGTATGGGCACACTAGGTGAGATGCTTACCATTCCAGAAGTCAAGAAAGACCAAGAAGTGTTTGGGGGAGTCACATTGGAGAACCCATCACCTGAGATGGATTCCGAAGAACCGTTCTTGTGTTTGCCACGGTCTCGATCTGTTCCGATTTCTTTGTCTTTTGGAGGCACTGAGCTAAATGGAGTAGCGACCGGTTGTCAGGAAGCCGAGAAGGAAAAGAACAGGAAGTCATTATCATTTAGGGAAAAGGTTTCCAGTCTGTTCTCTAAAAATAGGAAAGTGGCTCGGGGGAAGCTAGATCCATCTGGAATTCCATCAACTGATGATAGACTCAAGCATGGAAATTCTGCTACTGTTAATGATTTCAGCGAAAACGCTGATCATTCTGCACTGGACAATCCGCTTAACTGTACTATACAGAATGTCGATGATATTTCTATGCCAAGGCTCATGGCTAGTTCTTGGCACATGAATGATATGGAAAACATGCCTGCCAAG GATATTTCTTCCATCCCGGTTATTGGTGCCCCAGGAATCTTTGGTGAGTCACAGGACCAACCAAGTCCTGTGTCTGTACTAGATGGACCATTTCTCTCCGATAACAGCAGGAGCTTGCTGTGCTCATCTGAAAGTTTCATCACCGCATCCCCAC AAGCTTTGTCGAGATCTCCACTTATCGGATCATTTTCACGCTCACTTTCATGGGAAGATCCCCCACTGGAAGTCATGTCGCCAAATTCCTTGAGACTATCAAGGCTTTTCTCTAAGGCTGACGAAGATCAAGACTCATTGACATTTATCCAGAAGTTAGTCTGCTCTGCTGGCATAGATAGAGAAGGTTGCATGTTATCCGGTCCTTTGGAACTGTATTTGCTTGAGAAGTTCTCAGATTACCAAGAAGAGGGAACCAAATTACGGGAAAGGCGGTCGAAAGAGAAGTTTCTATTCGATGCTGTCAATGAGGCACTCACAGAGCTCACTTGGACTGCAGAACTGATGGCGTATCCATTGGGAAGGTCATCTTCTTTGGAACGCAAAGATTGTGAGAATGCTTTCAGTAACTCGGCAGCTGATGAAATTTGGCGAGTCATAAGGAACTGGTCGATTCTTGACAAGTATCCACCCGGAGAAACTATTGAAAGAAACCTCCTGGTGGAAATGATACTGAAGAGAGAGGTGTTGGAGGCGGCCAGCAGCGACACGACACGATTGGAGACATTCGAGCTCACCAGTATGGTCTGTACAATGGTCTTGGAGGACCTGATTGCAGATGCAGTTGTAGATCTGAGTGCCTGA
- the LOC4331140 gene encoding tubulin-folding cofactor A encodes MATLRNLKIKTSTCKRIVKELRSYEKEVEKEAAKTADMKEKGADPYDLKQQENVLAESRMMVPDCHKRLETALADLKATLAELKESNEQGAEIGEAESTITEVEAVVKPTED; translated from the exons ATGGCGACTCTGAGGAACCTGAAGATCAAGACGTCGACCTGCAAGAGGATCGTCAAGGAGCTCCGCTCCTACGagaaggaggtggagaaggaggcggccaAGACTGCTGACATGAAGGAGAAAGGCGCCGACCCCTACGATCTCAAGCAACAG GAGAATGTTTTAGCCGAGTCAAGGATGATGGTCCCAGACTGCCATAAGCGACTTGAAACTGCACTGGCAGACTTGAAAGCAACTCTG GCTGAATTGAAGGAATCAAATGAACAAGGTGCTGAGATTGGAGAGGCTGAGAGTACAATCACAGAAGTTGAAGCTGTCGTCAAGCCAACAGAAGATTGA